In Solanum lycopersicum chromosome 5, SLM_r2.1, the following are encoded in one genomic region:
- the LOC138348867 gene encoding uncharacterized protein, which translates to MRRFVTCMWEDLLEEFRTAMLHDNMDLERLMVHAQQVEKGHSKRRVYERNSNANMSDSGPRKGNDQNGLEVDPKKVEAANKRPRPLTPIDVQSILGLANYYRRSVEGFSTIAAPFIALMKKTVKFEWSENCEKSFEELKYLLTSARVLTLTRSGVGYVVYCDASHVGLECNLMQDCKVIAYASRQLKIHEKNYRTHDLKSAAMVFSLKLWRQYLYGVHIDVYTNYKSLQYVFKHRDLNLRKRRWQNCSKIISVYYNLSKANVVAHAFSRLSMGVMSHIDEEKKELVKEVQQLARFGVRLEDAPSGGVSVHSSFESSFVVNDVVHVWGLDSNRDTAIPGPEIVHEVMENARMIRDRLATTYSHQKSFVDNGKRALEFEVGNQFYLRISSMKGVMRFGEKVKLSLRYLRPYDVLQRVGNVDYELMLPQDLVFVHLVFHVSLHKKCLVDPASILVIEGFGFNENLSYEEVPIEILDCQVKILKNKEVSAVKVLW; encoded by the exons ATGAGAAGGTTTGTGACTTGCATGTGGGAGGATCTACTGGAAGAATTTCGGACAGCAATGTTGCATGATAACATGGATCTTGAAAGGTTGATGgtgcatgctcaacaagtggagaAGGGTCACAGTAAGAGAAGAGTTTATGAAA GGAATTCGAATGCCAATATGAGCGATTCTGGACCCAGAAAGGGCAATGATCAAAAT GGATTAGAAGTTGATCCTAAAAAGGTTGAGGCAGCGAATAAAAGGCCGAGACCCCTTACTCCTATAGATGTTCAAAGTATTCTAGGTTTGGCCAATTACTATCGCAGGTCTGTGGAAGGCTTTTCCACTATTGCTGCTCCATTTATAGCATTGATGAAGAAGAcggtgaagtttgagtggtcagaAAACTGTGAGAAGAGCTTCGAAGAGCTCAAATACCTACTCACTTCAGCCCGAGTTCTCACATTGACGAGGAGTGGTGTAGGTTATGTAGTGTACTGTGATGCTTCCCATGTAGGTTTGGAATGTAATCTCATGCAAGATTGCAAGGTTATTGCATATGCATCGAGACAGTTGAAAATCCACGAGAAAAACTATCGTACTCATGATCTTAAGTCAGCTGCTATGGTGTTTTCACTAAAACTTTGGAGACAGTATTTATATGGTGTACATATTGATGTATATACTAACTATAAAAGTCTtcagtatgtttttaaacataggGACTTGAACCTTCGTAAGAGGAGATGGCAGAACTGCTCAAAGATTATAAGTGTTTATTATAACCTGAGTAAGGCCAATGTAGTGGCTCATGCGTTTAGTCGATTGAGCATGGGCGTCATGTCTCATATTgatgaagagaagaaggagctgGTTAAAGAGGTACAACAATTGGCTAGATTTGGTGTACGGCTGGAAGATGCACCAAGTGGGGGTGTTTCTGTTCACTCAAGTTTCGAATCCTCATTTGTT GTCAACGATGTCGTTCACGTGTGGGGTCTAGACTCCAATCGTGACACTGCCATCCCTGGCCCTGAGATCGTACATGAGGTTATGGAGAATGCGAGAATGATTAGAGATAGATTGGCTACTACTTACAGTCATCAAAAATCCTTTGTAGACAACGGAAAGAGAGCTCTAGAATTTGAGGTTGGTAATCAATTCTACTTGAGGATATCatccatgaaaggggtgatgaggtttggtgaGAAAGTTAAGTTGAGTTTGAGGTATTTACGTCCTTATGATGTCTTGCAGCGAGTAGGAAATGTTGACTACGAGTTGATGTTACCTCAAGATTTGGTTTTTGTTCATCTAGTATTTCACGTTTCATTGCATAAGAAGTGTCTAGTCGATCCAGCATCCATCCTTGTTATTGAGGGGTTTGGATTTAATGAGAACCTTTCGTATGAAGAGGTTCCTATTGAAATTTTAGATTGTCAAGTGAAGATACTGAAGAACAAGGAGGTTTCCGCCGTGAAAGTCCTATGGTAG